Proteins encoded together in one Halococcus salsus window:
- a CDS encoding alkaline phosphatase D family protein, which yields MRFVHYVFYVRYSHNHRLRGKGVKDSLDHPLDEERRNFLRKAVTTATVVGIGTSGVGAATAKEKGNNGRGPLKGDPFTLGVASGDPLPDSVVLWTRLAPEPLSEDGGMPDRQVPVQWEIATDEDMKNTVGKGNAKARPEYAHSVHIDVKGLDAGTEYYYQFKIGPDRSPVGRTKTAPAEDTNIDEFRFAFASCQNYPAGYYTAHDHLADEDLDLAVHLGDYIYEGGGQGSLGRGHEPPREIESLSEYRIREAQHKTDSNLQDAHAAFPWLVTWDDHEVENNYADEVSQADDPTEEFLERRADAYQAYFEHQPLRPSRMPDGPNLPLYRRFTFGDLAEFNVLDTRQYRDDQVYSSEEASDPERTILGDEQEDWLVAGLNSSTSQWNVLANQVPVAATDENPNPDVQDFGGGDKWDGYRADRQTLLDTMAADEDLNPVVITGDVHRNYAYNLKADFSDPNSETVGTEYVGTSITSFGDGSGITQYGPSLGEPWQRFYNDERGYVRCTLTPDQWQTDYRVVSTVEEPEASVSTIATFTTDAGDPGAELTSEPPEREPIEIIEVEPDQNGDLNNEFAKLQNTGDSEIDLSGFIVSFEGGRGQNYTFDDVSVGPDEVITVRNGDGDDTQSTVYTGFSGAVLNNSNPDIVVVANDDGVVLDEQSYTPA from the coding sequence ATGAGATTTGTTCACTATGTATTTTACGTAAGATATTCTCATAACCACCGTCTTCGGGGGAAGGGTGTGAAAGACAGTCTGGACCACCCTCTCGATGAGGAGCGTCGTAATTTCCTTCGTAAGGCAGTCACTACCGCGACGGTAGTCGGCATCGGTACATCCGGTGTAGGTGCCGCTACCGCCAAAGAGAAAGGAAACAATGGTCGGGGACCACTGAAAGGGGATCCATTCACCCTTGGCGTCGCTTCCGGTGACCCACTTCCCGACTCCGTCGTTCTCTGGACCCGCCTCGCACCCGAACCACTCTCAGAAGACGGTGGAATGCCCGACCGACAGGTGCCCGTACAGTGGGAGATCGCTACTGACGAGGACATGAAGAATACTGTTGGCAAGGGCAATGCAAAGGCACGCCCCGAGTACGCCCACTCCGTCCACATCGACGTCAAAGGATTGGACGCTGGAACCGAATACTACTATCAGTTCAAGATTGGTCCCGATCGGAGTCCAGTTGGTAGAACGAAGACGGCACCCGCAGAAGACACTAACATCGATGAATTCCGGTTCGCGTTCGCTTCGTGCCAAAATTACCCGGCCGGCTACTACACCGCTCACGACCATCTCGCCGACGAGGATCTCGACCTCGCTGTCCACCTCGGTGATTACATCTACGAAGGTGGCGGTCAGGGCTCGCTCGGGCGTGGTCATGAACCACCGCGCGAAATCGAGAGCCTGAGTGAGTACCGAATCCGCGAGGCACAGCACAAAACTGACTCGAATCTCCAGGATGCTCATGCTGCATTCCCGTGGCTCGTGACATGGGACGACCACGAGGTCGAGAACAACTACGCCGACGAGGTTTCCCAGGCTGACGACCCCACGGAGGAATTCCTCGAACGCCGGGCCGATGCCTACCAGGCCTATTTCGAACACCAACCACTGCGTCCCTCACGGATGCCCGATGGCCCGAACCTGCCGCTTTACCGACGGTTCACGTTCGGTGACTTAGCTGAATTCAACGTGCTCGACACTCGCCAGTACCGCGACGATCAGGTCTACTCCTCCGAGGAAGCGAGTGACCCGGAACGAACGATCCTCGGCGATGAACAGGAAGACTGGCTCGTAGCGGGACTGAACAGTTCGACATCACAGTGGAACGTCCTTGCCAATCAAGTTCCGGTCGCTGCAACCGACGAAAACCCCAATCCAGACGTTCAGGACTTTGGCGGCGGCGATAAGTGGGACGGATACCGGGCCGACCGACAGACGCTCCTTGATACCATGGCTGCGGATGAGGACCTGAATCCCGTCGTGATCACCGGCGATGTCCATCGGAACTACGCCTACAACCTCAAAGCCGACTTCTCGGACCCTAATTCCGAAACAGTTGGTACGGAGTACGTCGGCACGTCGATCACTTCCTTCGGCGACGGAAGCGGGATCACTCAGTACGGACCGTCTCTGGGCGAACCGTGGCAACGATTCTACAACGACGAGCGGGGGTACGTCCGCTGTACACTTACTCCTGACCAGTGGCAGACGGACTACCGCGTCGTCTCGACTGTCGAAGAACCCGAAGCATCGGTTAGTACGATTGCGACATTCACTACTGATGCTGGTGATCCGGGTGCAGAACTCACCTCCGAACCCCCAGAAAGGGAGCCCATCGAAATCATAGAAGTCGAACCAGATCAGAACGGTGATCTCAACAACGAGTTCGCGAAACTGCAGAACACTGGCGATAGTGAAATCGACCTATCCGGCTTCATCGTGAGTTTCGAAGGCGGGCGGGGACAGAACTATACGTTCGATGATGTCTCTGTCGGACCGGATGAGGTGATTACCGTTCGAAACGGTGACGGGGATGATACCCAATCGACGGTCTATACCGGGTTCTCCGGTGCAGTCCTCAATAATAGTAATCCAGATATTGTCGTTGTCGCCAACGATGACGGTGTGGTTCTTGACGAGCAGTCTTATACGCCGGCCTGA
- a CDS encoding DUF4870 domain-containing protein, with product MSSNTPIDGRTTLGMSVHLLGFVLGLFGPLIVYLVASNNFTKANARNALNWQLFVLAASLILIVVFFVVTHDVVGLLTGGLLLCLLFLNFVLPLWATIKALRSEAWQYPLAPNFL from the coding sequence ATGAGTAGCAACACGCCTATCGATGGTCGGACAACCCTCGGGATGTCAGTTCATCTTCTTGGGTTTGTTCTTGGACTCTTTGGCCCGCTCATTGTGTACCTTGTCGCTAGCAATAACTTCACAAAGGCAAATGCACGAAATGCCCTGAACTGGCAACTCTTCGTTCTAGCAGCGTCGCTAATACTCATCGTTGTATTCTTTGTTGTGACGCATGATGTCGTCGGATTGCTTACTGGAGGACTCTTGCTTTGTCTTCTTTTCTTGAACTTCGTTTTGCCACTCTGGGCGACAATCAAGGCGCTCAGAAGCGAAGCGTGGCAGTATCCATTAGCCCCGAATTTTCTCTGA
- a CDS encoding ParA family protein: MLGYSVYSEAGGVAKTTTAANCAVAHARHGLDVLMIDLDPQNASLSYLFDVDQDRAEGDADNLVRHLIGRPRGKLTDLIRETDEGVDVLPTHNMHEKLTELLLKTAEIEEQTHGDTNYEFQKHSQLLTVLQEAGINEQYDVLVIDPPANGEQAQNNALFATRNVVIPVELSGKGEQSVRGLEEVVEGLEATLEVNIGVLALLPFKYEGTNDQKHYLDELEETGFDMPVIVGKRSSLMEGCWREQCSAFRYIDEYRDRRRDHEVKTLEQYDELARHIEREGGIQLEDTSQNEIEVEL; the protein is encoded by the coding sequence ATGTTGGGATACTCCGTATACTCGGAAGCGGGGGGAGTGGCAAAGACAACAACAGCCGCGAACTGCGCGGTCGCTCATGCTCGGCACGGGCTTGACGTTTTGATGATTGATCTGGATCCACAGAACGCCAGTCTCTCCTACCTATTCGATGTAGATCAGGACCGGGCTGAAGGGGATGCAGACAATTTGGTTCGTCACCTTATTGGCCGACCCCGAGGAAAGCTGACCGACCTTATTCGTGAGACTGACGAAGGGGTGGATGTCCTACCGACCCATAACATGCATGAGAAGCTAACAGAGCTTCTCTTGAAAACCGCTGAAATCGAAGAGCAAACCCATGGAGACACGAACTACGAATTTCAGAAACACTCACAGCTTCTCACAGTGCTACAGGAGGCGGGAATCAACGAACAGTACGATGTACTCGTAATTGATCCCCCAGCAAATGGAGAGCAAGCACAGAACAATGCTCTATTCGCAACTCGAAACGTCGTCATTCCTGTAGAACTATCCGGGAAAGGGGAGCAATCTGTTCGTGGACTAGAGGAAGTTGTTGAAGGGCTTGAGGCAACGCTCGAAGTGAATATCGGCGTTCTAGCTCTTCTACCGTTCAAATACGAAGGGACGAACGACCAGAAGCATTATCTCGATGAACTAGAAGAAACTGGATTCGACATGCCAGTTATAGTCGGTAAGCGTTCATCGCTGATGGAGGGGTGCTGGCGGGAGCAATGTAGCGCATTTCGCTATATCGACGAATACCGCGATCGGCGACGAGACCACGAAGTGAAGACGCTTGAACAGTACGACGAGTTAGCTCGTCATATCGAGCGTGAAGGCGGTATTCAGCTCGAAGACACCAGCCAGAACGAAATTGAGGTGGAATTATGA